In Ipomoea triloba cultivar NCNSP0323 chromosome 7, ASM357664v1, a single genomic region encodes these proteins:
- the LOC116024816 gene encoding octanoyltransferase LIP2, mitochondrial has product MRVPRILEVWKLGTVNYLEALKLQEKLTADRKSLKITDTLLSLQHPPTYTLGKRRTDHNLLVPESELEAMGAELHYTQRGGDITFHGPHQAILYPIISLRDIGLGARKYVENLELTMIELASKYGVKAQAGRTGETGVWVGERKIGAIGVRISSGITSHGLAFNINPDLSYFKNIVPCGIADKEVTSLKREATVELPGEDVIQEELISCFIRLFGYNDIVWKNFPSLPLHT; this is encoded by the coding sequence ATGAGAGTTCCTCGAATTCTTGAGGTGTGGAAACTGGGCACTGTCAATTACCTTGAGGCACTGAAGCTGCAAGAGAAGCTCACAGCTGATAGAAAATCCCTTAAAATAACAGATACCCTGTTGTCTTTACAACATCCGCCTACATATACCCTTGGCAAAAGGCGAACTGATCACAATCTATTAGTTCCCGAGTCTGAACTTGAAGCCATGGGAGCCGAACTTCACTATACGCAAAGAGGAGGTGACATTACTTTTCACGGTCCTCACCAAGCCATCTTGTATCCTATTATTTCTTTGAGAGATATAGGCCTTGGAGCTAGAAAGTATGTGGAGAATCTTGAGTTAACCATGATTGAGTTGGCATCGAAATATGGCGTGAAAGCACAGGCTGGAAGAACAGGAGAAACCGGAGTTTGGGTTGGGGAGAGAAAGATAGGAGCCATTGGAGTACGGATTTCATCTGGGATTACCTCACATGGCTTAGCATTCAATATCAATCCCGATTTAAGCTACTTCAAGAATATTGTGCCGTGTGGGATTGCAGATAAGGAGGTTACATCTTTGAAAAGAGAAGCAACCGTAGAACTTCCTGGTGAAGATGTAATTCAGGAGGAGCTCATTTCTTGCTTTATTAGATTATTCGGTTACAACGATATTGTTTGGAAAAACTTCCCATCCTTACCACTTCATACCTAA